The segment CATTTCGACCTCATTCTGCTTCTTAATAACGAAATGCCCCCTCTCTAAAATGACCGCCAGACGTCTCCTATACTCAGGCTCAGCACATCGCGCAGCCGCTCTGGCAAGGTCCTTTAATGAACAAGAACAACCGGCACCCTGACGACGGCAAGAAACCCATCACCATTTTCGGCCCTGACTTCCCATTCGCCTTCGATGACTGGCTGGAGCATCCGGCGGGCCTGGGCACGATTCCGGCGCAACGCCACGGCGAGGAAGTCGCGATCATCGGCGCCGGAATCGCCGGCCTGGTGGCCGCCTACGAGCTCATGAAACTGGGGCTCAAGCCAGTGGTGTACGAAGCCTCGAAGCTGGGTGGCCGGCTGCGCTCGCAAGCCTTCAATGGCACCGATGGCATCGTCGCCGAGTTGGGTGGCATGCGCTTTCCGGTGTCGTCCACGGCGTTCTATCACTACGTGGACAAACTGGGGTTGCAGACCAAGCCCTTTCCTAACCCATTGAGCTCGGCCTCCAGCAGCACGGTGATCGACCTCGAAGGGCAGACCTACTACGCCGAAACCCCTGCCGATCTTCCCAAGCTGTTCCATGAGGTGGCTGATGCCTGGGCTGACGCGTTGGAAAGCGGTGCGCAATTCGCCGATATCCAGCAAGCCATCCGTGATCGCGATGTACCACGCCTAAAGGCGCTGTGGAACAAACTCGTACCGCTGTGGGACGACCGCACCTTCTACGACTTCGTCGCCACCTCGCGCTCGTTCGCCAAGCTCAGTTTTCTGCACCGGGAAGTATTCGGCCAAGTGGGCTTCGGCACAGGCGGTTGGGACTCGGACTTCCCCAACTCGATGCTGGAGATCTTCCGGGTGGTCATGACCAACTGCGACGACCACCAGCATCTGATCGTGGGCGGCGTGGAGCAGGTACCGCAAGGTATCTGGCGCCATCGGCCCGAGCGCTGCGCCCATTGGCCCGAGGGCACCAGCTTGCGTTCCCTGCATGGCGGTGCACCCCGCACCGGGGTCAAGCGGATCCAGCGCGCTGCCGATGGCCGCCTGGCCGTCACCGACAACTGGGGGGACACCCGCCACTACGGCGCCGTGCTCGCCACCTGCCAGACGTGGTTACTGACCACCCAGATCGACTGCGAAGAATCGCTGTTTTCCCAGAAAATGTGGATGGCACTGGACCGTACCCGCTACATGCAGTCGTCGAAAACCTTCGTCATGGTCGACAGGCCGTTCTGGAAGGACAAGGACCCGGAAACCGGCCGCGACCTGCTGAGCATGACCCTGACCGACCGCCTGACCCGCGGGACGTACCTGTTCGATAACGGCGACGACAAGCCGGGGGTCATCTGCCTGTCCTATGCCTGGATGAGCGATGCCTTGAAGATGCTGCCGCACCCGGTGGAGAAACGTGTGCAGCTGGCCTTGGACGCGCTGAAGAAGATCTATCCGAAAACCGACATCGCCGGCCACATCATTGGCGACCCGATCACCGTTTCGTGGGAAGCGGACCCGTATTTCCTCGGTGCCTTCAAGGGCGCCTTGCCGGGTCATTACCGCTACAACCAACGCATGTACGCCCACTTCATGCAAAAGAACATGCCCGCTGAGCAACGCGGCATCTTCATTGCCGGCGACGATGTGTCGTGGACGCCTGCCTGGGTAGAGGGCGCCGTGCAGACGTCGCTCAATGCGGTGTGGGGTATCATCAATCACTTCGGCGGACACACCCACCCCGAGAACCCGGGGCCGGGCGATGTGTTCGACGAGATCGGCCCGATCGCGCTGGCCGACTGACCCAGGAGCTGTCATGCGCATAGCCTTGTTCCAAGCCCTGCCTGGCCCGCTGGATGTGCCCGGCAACCTGCAGCGGTTGCGCGATCAGGCGCAGTTGGCAGCCGGCCAGGGCGCGTCATTGCTGGTGTGCCCGGAAATGTTCCTGACCGGCTACAACATCGGCTCGGCTCAAGTGCAGCAACTGGCCGAAGCCTGCGATGGCCCGTCAGCACAGCACATCATGCAGACAGCGCGCACCTGCGGTATCGCCATTGCCTACGGCTATCCGGAACGGGATCCGAACGGTGCCGTTTTCAACAGTGTGCAATTGATCGCTGCCGATGGCCGCCGCCTTTGCAACTACCGCAAGACGCACCTGTTCGGCGAGCTCGATCGCACGATGTTCGAGCAGGGGCCGGATCACTTTCCGGTCGTTGAGCTGGACGGCTGGAAAGTCGGCCTGCTGATTTGCTACGACATCGAGTTCCCGGAAAATGCCCGTCGGCTGGCCTTGGCCGGCGCCGAACTGATCCTGGTCCCGACGGCCAACATGCAGCCCTACGACTTCGTTTGCCAGGTGACGGTGCGGGCACGGGCCCAGGAAAACCAGTGTTACCTGGTGTATGCCAACTACTGCGGCGCGGAAGACGCCATCGCCTATTGCGGACAAAGCAGCATCGTCGGCCCGGATGGCGGCGTATTGCGCATGGCAGGCCATGAAGAGTGCCTGCTGCTGGCCGAGCTGGAACAGCAAGCCGTGGTGCAGGGCCGTCGGGCCTTTCCCTACCTCACCGACCTGCGTCAGGCCTTACACGGACGAATGCCCCAGCAGGATCACTGACAGCGCACCGCTTGCAGGCTAGCATGGTCGGACCACACGGAGCCCCCATGCCTGACACCATCCGCCAGCTCACCCTTGCCAACGGCCTGCAGCTCACCCTGCGCCACGCCCCTCGTCTCAAGCGCGCGGCGGCGGCGCTCAGGGTGCACGCGGGCAGCCATGATGCCCCTGCCAAATGGCCTGGGCTGGCGCATTTTCTCGAGCACCTGTTCTTTCTGGGCACAACGCGTTATCCCCTGGAAGATGGCCTGATGCGCTACGTGCAAGCGCTCGGCGGCCAAGTCAATGCCAGCACTCGCGAGCGAACGACGGACTTCTTCTTCGAAACCCCGCCCACGGCCTTGGCGGGCGGTTTGATGCGGCTTTGCCAGATGCTGGCCGAGCCGGACCTGGCCATCGCCCGCCAACGCGACGAGCGCGAAGTGATCCACGCCGAATTCATCGCCTGGTCGCGTAGCCGCCAGGCCCAGGCGCATCATGCCTTGCTGCAATCCGTGGCGCCGGGGCATCCGTTGCGGGCCTTCCAGGCCGGTAACCGTTATACCTTGCCGCTGCAAGATCCCGCCTTCCAGCGAGCGCTGAGCGAGTTTCACCGACGCTATTATCAGGGCGGCCAGATGGTGCTGGCGGTGAGCGGCCCTCAGTCCCTGGATGAGCTGGAACAGTTGGTCGTGCCACCCGCTCAACTGTTCGCCAGCGGCACGCGCGCGTTACAGCGCCCTCCACCCCCATTGGGCACAAGCTGCAACCGGCAACTGTTCGCCCATGAGCAGATGCCGGCCGGCGCTGAGCAGGCCCTGGCGCTGCTGATCAGTTGTCTGAACGACAGTCGCCCCGGCATGTGGCTCGCGGCCGCGCGCCAGCACTGCGGGTTGCAGGCCATCAAGGTGGAAACGCTCTATGCCTTTGCCGGGCAGCTGCTCTGGCACATTGACCTGACGCTGGGCGCCGGTATGCCAACTGGGCAGGCCATGGCCCTGCTGCACGGCTGGTTCGGATACATGCAGAACGCGGATTTTGCGCAACTCAATCGAGAATTCGGGCGTTTGCAAAGGCGCCGTGAGCACAGCGCCAGCGCCATGGAACTGGCACGCAGGGACAGCGCAGGGCTTCCCTTCACCGCGCTTGATACACAAGGGCAGCACGCCTTTACTGCGCTTCTGGCGAGCTTGCCGCGTTCGGACCTGGGCCGTTGGCAGTTCCCTTTGAGCGAGCCATTGCTGCACACGCGGTTGCCTGAAACCGGTGAGTGTTCGTTACCCGGCGGGCTGAGCATCAGCGACGCCTTGCCCACCGCGCGTCAGCACGCCGCCCTGCTTGTACGCTGGCAGGTGCCCCTTGCTTTGAAGGAATCACTGCATGCTGTTCTGGACCAAGCCCTTGCCCCACTCAAAGCGCGCTGTGAGCGCGCCTCGGTACAGCTACAGTTCAGCGGAGCGGGCCAGGGATGGGAGCTGCGCTGTGCAGGCGTAGCCTCGGCCGTGGTCACCGCCATCGGGATTGCCCTGCCCTTGTTGAAGGCCCCGCCGGCCGACTGTTGGGCTGACTGTGCTGGACCATCCAGCGAACCCATGCCCATCAGGGCATTGCTGGAACAGTTGCCAAACGCCGTGGCAGGCCTCGACGTGCAAGCGGTGGCCGGGTCACGACAGAGCCAGCCCCAACTCGACAGGCTCTGGCAGCAGGTCACCTGGCACGGGCTGGCCGTCGGTTTCGATGCAGATGCACAGCAGGCACTGTCAGCCGTCCTGCAAGGCCTGCCCGGCCATGGCGGCGCGCCTGTTCCCGTTCCGCCGCTCACCCGTCGTTGGTACACGGTGGGCGGGTACGGCAGCGAACATGCCTTGCTGGTGTTCTGCCCTCTGCCAGCGGGCATGGAGGCAGCGGGCAGGCTGCTGGCTCACCTGCTGCAAGGCCCTGTCTATCAACGTCTGCGGGTCGAGCTGCAACTGGGCTATGCGGTGTTCAGCGCCTTGCGCCAGGTGGAGGGGGTGCACGGGCTGATGATCGGCGTTCAATCGCCTCACGCCAGCCCGGACATGATTCTGGAACAGGTGGTCACGCTATTGCGCGAGCACGTTACGCTGGACGTTCCCTCGCAGCAACTGCTGGCTGATCAGTTCGATGAAGTGGTCATGAGCAATGCCGAGGTTGTGGAGTGGGCCTGGCAGACACACCTGGCTACACAACCCCGGACGCTAGATGACGTACGCAAGGCTATCCTCAACGTGCGGCAGCATGATCTGGAAAGGCTACAGGATGCATTGCTCGATGGGCAGGCGCCCTGGACCTGTCTGGCTAACGCTGCCGCGCCACCTGACTTTCAGGCGCAGCAGCGCGAGATTGTTGCACCTGGTGCAACGCTACTTTCCTGATACACAGTCTTCGGATGAACGGTTTTCTTGTAAGATAGCGCAACCCTGATTCAGGGAACCTCCTGCCTATGGCGGTACCCAAGTAGTAGTCAAGCGTTCCTCAAACCCATTCGGAAGGAGTAATCCCATGTGGACCAAACCTGCATACACTGACCTGCGTATCGGCTTCGAAGTCACCATGTACTTCGCCAACCGCTAAGCACGGCTTAGGGTACGACGCCTCGGCCTGCCGGGGCGTTTTCGTTTTTTGGACATGACTTTCCGCACAGCATAGAGAGCACCCATGTATATCCAGGTTCTCGGCTCGGCCGCCGGTGGCGGGTTTCCGCAGTGGAACTGCAACTGCGACAACTGCAAGGGCTTCAGGGACGGTACCCTGCGGGCCACTGCCCGCACCCAGTCATCCATCGCCCTGTCAGACGACGGTGTGCATTGGGTGTTGTGCAACGCTTCGCCAGACATTCGTGCACAGCTCCAGGCCTTCGCGCCCATGCAGCCTGCCCGAGGTCTGCGCGATACCGGCATAGACGCCATCATCCTGCTAGACAGCCAGATCGATCACACCACTGGCCTGCTCAGCCTGCGCGAAGGTTGCCCGCACCCGGTCTGGTGCACGGACATGGTCCACCAGGACCTGACCACCGGCTTTCCGCTGTTCACCATGCTCAGCCACTGGAACGGCGGCCTGCAATGGAACCGAATCGAGCTTGAAGGCAGTTTCGTCATCCAGGCCTGCCCTAACCTGCGCTTCACCCCTTTCCCGCTGCGCAGTGCGGCACCGCCCTATTCCCCACACCGCTTCGACCCGCACCCAGGCGACAACCTTGGCCTGCTGGTGGAGGATACCCGCACCGGTGGCAAGCTGTTCTATGCCCCGGGCCTTGGCCAGGTGGACGAGCAGTTGCTGGAGATGATGCAAGGCGCCGATTGTCTGC is part of the Pseudomonas parafulva genome and harbors:
- a CDS encoding flavin monoamine oxidase family protein — encoded protein: MNKNNRHPDDGKKPITIFGPDFPFAFDDWLEHPAGLGTIPAQRHGEEVAIIGAGIAGLVAAYELMKLGLKPVVYEASKLGGRLRSQAFNGTDGIVAELGGMRFPVSSTAFYHYVDKLGLQTKPFPNPLSSASSSTVIDLEGQTYYAETPADLPKLFHEVADAWADALESGAQFADIQQAIRDRDVPRLKALWNKLVPLWDDRTFYDFVATSRSFAKLSFLHREVFGQVGFGTGGWDSDFPNSMLEIFRVVMTNCDDHQHLIVGGVEQVPQGIWRHRPERCAHWPEGTSLRSLHGGAPRTGVKRIQRAADGRLAVTDNWGDTRHYGAVLATCQTWLLTTQIDCEESLFSQKMWMALDRTRYMQSSKTFVMVDRPFWKDKDPETGRDLLSMTLTDRLTRGTYLFDNGDDKPGVICLSYAWMSDALKMLPHPVEKRVQLALDALKKIYPKTDIAGHIIGDPITVSWEADPYFLGAFKGALPGHYRYNQRMYAHFMQKNMPAEQRGIFIAGDDVSWTPAWVEGAVQTSLNAVWGIINHFGGHTHPENPGPGDVFDEIGPIALAD
- a CDS encoding carbon-nitrogen hydrolase family protein produces the protein MRIALFQALPGPLDVPGNLQRLRDQAQLAAGQGASLLVCPEMFLTGYNIGSAQVQQLAEACDGPSAQHIMQTARTCGIAIAYGYPERDPNGAVFNSVQLIAADGRRLCNYRKTHLFGELDRTMFEQGPDHFPVVELDGWKVGLLICYDIEFPENARRLALAGAELILVPTANMQPYDFVCQVTVRARAQENQCYLVYANYCGAEDAIAYCGQSSIVGPDGGVLRMAGHEECLLLAELEQQAVVQGRRAFPYLTDLRQALHGRMPQQDH
- the pqqF gene encoding pyrroloquinoline quinone biosynthesis protein PqqF; this encodes MPDTIRQLTLANGLQLTLRHAPRLKRAAAALRVHAGSHDAPAKWPGLAHFLEHLFFLGTTRYPLEDGLMRYVQALGGQVNASTRERTTDFFFETPPTALAGGLMRLCQMLAEPDLAIARQRDEREVIHAEFIAWSRSRQAQAHHALLQSVAPGHPLRAFQAGNRYTLPLQDPAFQRALSEFHRRYYQGGQMVLAVSGPQSLDELEQLVVPPAQLFASGTRALQRPPPPLGTSCNRQLFAHEQMPAGAEQALALLISCLNDSRPGMWLAAARQHCGLQAIKVETLYAFAGQLLWHIDLTLGAGMPTGQAMALLHGWFGYMQNADFAQLNREFGRLQRRREHSASAMELARRDSAGLPFTALDTQGQHAFTALLASLPRSDLGRWQFPLSEPLLHTRLPETGECSLPGGLSISDALPTARQHAALLVRWQVPLALKESLHAVLDQALAPLKARCERASVQLQFSGAGQGWELRCAGVASAVVTAIGIALPLLKAPPADCWADCAGPSSEPMPIRALLEQLPNAVAGLDVQAVAGSRQSQPQLDRLWQQVTWHGLAVGFDADAQQALSAVLQGLPGHGGAPVPVPPLTRRWYTVGGYGSEHALLVFCPLPAGMEAAGRLLAHLLQGPVYQRLRVELQLGYAVFSALRQVEGVHGLMIGVQSPHASPDMILEQVVTLLREHVTLDVPSQQLLADQFDEVVMSNAEVVEWAWQTHLATQPRTLDDVRKAILNVRQHDLERLQDALLDGQAPWTCLANAAAPPDFQAQQREIVAPGATLLS
- the pqqA gene encoding pyrroloquinoline quinone precursor peptide PqqA; its protein translation is MWTKPAYTDLRIGFEVTMYFANR
- the pqqB gene encoding pyrroloquinoline quinone biosynthesis protein PqqB; translated protein: MYIQVLGSAAGGGFPQWNCNCDNCKGFRDGTLRATARTQSSIALSDDGVHWVLCNASPDIRAQLQAFAPMQPARGLRDTGIDAIILLDSQIDHTTGLLSLREGCPHPVWCTDMVHQDLTTGFPLFTMLSHWNGGLQWNRIELEGSFVIQACPNLRFTPFPLRSAAPPYSPHRFDPHPGDNLGLLVEDTRTGGKLFYAPGLGQVDEQLLEMMQGADCLLVDGTLWEDDEMQRRGVGTRTGREMGHLAQNGAGGMLEVLDGFARQRKVLIHINNTNPILDEDSPERAEVLRRGVEVAFDGMSIEL